In a single window of the Niabella ginsenosidivorans genome:
- a CDS encoding DUF6624 domain-containing protein: MRLYCLTVLLLFSGLVYSQEKMACDSLSGVLETIYVKDQKPRDTLNRLMKQFGYNSDTVNRYWNHVKEMDSLNALQVTKIIDRYGWLPQQKISPMAAQALYIVIQHAPAIQEKYLPVLKKAIDRGFAKKEYYAYMYDRIQMFHNKYQLYGTQYGSDRSGKTVLWPVKNAVQLNVRRKLMGLGTIEEQSKGMEYTFINPAIDSLKNRIVFFGNVENTRQQPVPDVAIYDSEKQCLGRTDRLGYFKIVPDKSALKNGIYLKKKIMR, translated from the coding sequence ATGCGATTGTATTGTTTAACGGTTTTGCTTCTTTTTTCCGGCCTGGTTTACAGCCAGGAGAAAATGGCCTGTGATAGCCTGTCCGGGGTGCTTGAAACTATTTATGTAAAGGACCAAAAACCACGGGATACATTAAATCGTTTGATGAAACAGTTTGGTTATAATTCGGATACAGTCAACCGGTACTGGAACCACGTCAAAGAAATGGATTCCTTAAATGCTTTGCAGGTTACCAAAATTATTGACCGCTATGGGTGGTTACCTCAGCAGAAAATTTCACCTATGGCGGCGCAGGCGCTTTATATAGTTATTCAGCATGCGCCGGCAATCCAGGAAAAATATTTGCCTGTTTTAAAAAAGGCGATAGACAGGGGCTTTGCAAAAAAAGAGTATTATGCATATATGTATGATCGTATACAAATGTTTCATAACAAATATCAACTGTATGGAACGCAGTATGGCAGTGATCGTTCCGGCAAAACGGTTTTATGGCCGGTGAAAAATGCGGTTCAGCTCAATGTGCGAAGGAAGCTGATGGGCCTGGGTACTATTGAAGAACAGTCAAAAGGTATGGAGTACACGTTTATAAATCCGGCAATTGATTCTTTAAAAAATAGAATTGTGTTTTTCGGAAATGTGGAAAACACCCGGCAGCAACCGGTTCCGGATGTCGCTATTTATGATTCGGAGAAGCAGTGCCTGGGAAGAACAGATAGACTGGGATATTTTAAAATTGTACCGGATAAATCAGCTTTAAAAAACGGCATTTATTTAAAAAAGAAGATTATGAGATAA
- a CDS encoding acyl-CoA thioesterase gives MARIKIALPKTFRFTCTIPVRVTDINYGGHAGNDSLLGMIQEARVQFLKQFNYTELSFEGIGLIMADVAMEFKNEAFMGDLLLASVAAGDFQRVGFDLYYRLEKEVEGKKIPVVFAKTGMICFDYTLRKSVALPEAALQKLQ, from the coding sequence ATGGCCAGGATAAAAATAGCATTACCAAAAACATTCCGGTTTACCTGTACTATCCCGGTACGTGTTACCGATATCAATTATGGCGGTCATGCGGGCAATGACAGTCTGCTGGGAATGATACAGGAGGCGCGCGTACAATTCCTGAAACAATTTAACTATACTGAACTATCCTTTGAAGGTATAGGGCTGATTATGGCAGACGTGGCCATGGAGTTTAAAAATGAAGCTTTTATGGGAGATCTACTCCTCGCATCCGTTGCGGCGGGTGACTTTCAGCGGGTAGGATTTGACCTCTACTACCGGCTGGAAAAAGAGGTTGAGGGCAAAAAAATCCCTGTTGTTTTTGCAAAAACGGGAATGATCTGTTTTGATTATACTTTACGGAAATCAGTTGCTTTGCCGGAGGCGGCCCTTCAAAAGTTACAGTAG
- a CDS encoding RNA polymerase sigma factor, with amino-acid sequence MSTESNHIIPESDLIKGCIDGDRRMQEELYRRFSPKMYAVCLRYASNADEAQDILQDAFIKVYKKLESFRGDGSFEGWVRRIFVNTAIEHFRRKKYLQPVTEKEENTIEGKYVSVLDELAEKDILQLITQLSPGYRTVFNMYVVEGYSHKEIGDMLGISEGTSKSQLSRAKAILQDLVKKYIDNKDKIDTLSNEQPT; translated from the coding sequence TTGAGTACTGAAAGCAACCATATCATACCGGAAAGCGACTTGATTAAAGGATGTATTGATGGAGACAGAAGGATGCAGGAAGAATTATACCGCCGTTTCTCTCCTAAAATGTACGCCGTATGCTTGCGTTATGCTTCAAATGCTGATGAGGCACAGGATATTTTGCAGGACGCATTCATAAAAGTTTACAAAAAATTAGAGAGTTTCCGCGGAGATGGGTCATTTGAAGGGTGGGTACGCCGCATTTTTGTAAACACGGCCATTGAACATTTCAGAAGAAAAAAATACCTGCAGCCTGTAACAGAAAAGGAAGAGAACACAATAGAAGGGAAATATGTTTCTGTATTGGACGAACTAGCTGAAAAGGATATCCTGCAACTGATCACTCAATTGTCTCCCGGGTACCGTACCGTGTTTAATATGTATGTTGTAGAAGGTTATTCGCACAAAGAAATTGGCGACATGTTAGGCATCAGTGAAGGTACCAGTAAAAGCCAGCTTTCCAGAGCAAAGGCTATTTTACAGGATCTTGTAAAAAAATATATTGACAATAAAGATAAAATTGACACATTAAGCAATGAGCAGCCAACATAA
- the pruA gene encoding L-glutamate gamma-semialdehyde dehydrogenase: MHQGTFSYPLPANEPVLNYAPGSKERENLKAALALLKSTPIDVPMYIGSAEVRTSKKEKLRPPHEHKVVLGTFSIGEKKHVQQAIDAALAAKQYWEGMTWESRAAIFLKAADLISTKYRARMNAATMLGQSKNAYQAEIDSACELIDFLRFNVHFLSEIYKQQPISGAGMHNRLEYRPLEGFVLAITPFNFTAIGGNLPTSAALCGNVVVWKPAHTQIYAAQLFMRILKEAGLPDGVINLIYVDGPVVGDVCFNHRDFAGIHFTGSTGVFNHMWETIGKNISKYRTYPRIVGETGGKDFVMVHKSADADEVATALLRGAFEYQGQKCSAASRAYIPSNLWKDIRKKLVDGINSFKMGSVEDFSNFINAVIDEKSFDKISSYIEKAKKDPKASVVVGGTCDKREGYFIQPTVIEAKDPRFITMREEIFGPVLTVYVYPAGQFEKTLELVDHTSPYALTGSIFSRDRAAIETATRRLSNAAGNFYINDKPTGAVVGQQPFGGARASGTNDKAGSILNLYRWLSVRTIKETYNPPVDYRYPFMAEE, encoded by the coding sequence ATGCACCAGGGAACTTTTTCTTATCCTTTACCTGCAAATGAACCGGTACTGAACTATGCACCCGGTAGTAAAGAACGGGAAAACTTAAAAGCAGCGCTTGCATTATTGAAAAGCACTCCCATTGATGTGCCTATGTATATCGGCAGCGCCGAAGTGCGTACTTCAAAAAAAGAAAAGCTGCGCCCGCCACATGAGCACAAAGTTGTATTGGGCACTTTTTCAATAGGAGAGAAGAAGCATGTGCAGCAGGCAATAGATGCGGCTTTGGCGGCAAAGCAGTACTGGGAGGGGATGACCTGGGAAAGCCGTGCAGCCATTTTCTTAAAAGCGGCAGACCTCATCTCCACAAAATACCGTGCCCGGATGAATGCAGCTACCATGCTGGGACAAAGTAAAAATGCTTACCAGGCTGAAATTGACAGTGCCTGCGAGCTGATCGATTTTTTGCGGTTTAATGTGCATTTCCTGAGTGAGATCTATAAACAACAGCCCATAAGTGGCGCGGGTATGCACAACCGCCTGGAGTATCGCCCGCTGGAAGGATTTGTGCTGGCTATTACACCCTTTAATTTCACGGCTATCGGAGGGAACCTTCCCACATCGGCCGCCCTGTGCGGCAATGTAGTGGTCTGGAAACCGGCACATACGCAGATCTATGCGGCGCAGTTATTCATGCGTATTTTAAAGGAGGCCGGGCTGCCGGATGGCGTTATTAATTTAATTTATGTGGATGGGCCTGTTGTGGGGGATGTATGCTTTAATCACAGGGACTTTGCGGGCATCCATTTTACCGGCTCTACCGGCGTATTTAACCATATGTGGGAAACTATCGGGAAAAATATTTCCAAATATAGAACCTACCCCCGTATTGTTGGTGAAACAGGTGGAAAGGATTTTGTGATGGTGCATAAAAGCGCTGATGCAGATGAAGTGGCTACAGCCCTGTTAAGAGGCGCTTTTGAATACCAGGGCCAGAAATGCTCTGCAGCTTCCCGGGCTTATATTCCTTCCAACCTGTGGAAAGATATAAGGAAAAAACTGGTTGACGGGATCAACTCCTTTAAAATGGGATCGGTAGAGGATTTCAGCAATTTTATCAACGCAGTGATTGATGAAAAAAGCTTTGATAAGATCAGCAGCTATATTGAAAAAGCAAAGAAAGACCCTAAAGCGTCTGTAGTGGTTGGAGGAACCTGCGATAAAAGAGAAGGCTACTTTATTCAGCCAACAGTGATTGAAGCAAAGGACCCCCGGTTTATCACTATGCGCGAAGAGATCTTCGGGCCGGTGCTGACGGTATATGTTTACCCGGCCGGCCAGTTTGAAAAAACGCTGGAGCTGGTAGATCATACATCGCCTTATGCTTTAACAGGGTCCATTTTTTCCAGAGATCGCGCGGCAATCGAAACGGCCACCCGGCGTCTTTCCAATGCAGCGGGTAATTTTTATATCAATGACAAACCCACCGGCGCCGTGGTAGGGCAGCAGCCTTTTGGCGGGGCAAGGGCATCCGGGACCAATGATAAGGCAGGGTCTATCCTGAATTTATACCGCTGGTTAAGTGTACGCACCATAAAAGAAACGTATAATCCGCCGGTAGACTACCGTTATCCGTTTATGGCGGAAGAATAG
- the rpsL gene encoding 30S ribosomal protein S12: protein MPTINQLVRKGREIIRAKSKSRALDQCPQRRGVCTRVYTTTPKKPNSALRKVAKVRLTNKIEVIAYIPGEGHNLQEHSIVLIRGGRVKDLPGVRYHIVRGSLDTAGVKDRKQSRSKYGTKKAKK from the coding sequence ATGCCTACTATTAATCAGTTAGTTCGAAAAGGAAGAGAAATCATTAGGGCAAAAAGCAAATCCAGGGCACTGGATCAATGTCCGCAGCGCCGTGGTGTTTGTACCCGTGTATATACTACAACTCCCAAAAAGCCTAACTCTGCATTGCGTAAAGTGGCTAAAGTGCGCCTTACCAACAAGATAGAGGTGATCGCTTATATTCCGGGTGAAGGTCATAACCTGCAGGAGCACTCGATCGTTTTGATCAGAGGAGGGCGTGTAAAAGATTTACCGGGTGTACGTTATCATATTGTACGCGGCAGCCTGGATACTGCGGGCGTAAAAGACCGTAAACAAAGCCGCTCTAAATACGGAACTAAAAAAGCTAAGAAATAA
- the rdgB gene encoding RdgB/HAM1 family non-canonical purine NTP pyrophosphatase, translating into MITLIFATNNDNKVQEIRQALPEGFAIISLKEAGILKDIPEPHATLEENATEKATVIYQMTGKNCFSEDSGLEVAALNGAPGVKSARFADGEPQYSSNMDKLLQLLKGKEQRDARFKTVISLIINGKEQQFEGVCPGRITEAPSGTNGFGYDPVFIPDGSNKTFGQMSLEEKQEFSHRKKAVKKLVVYLTRFADSEHV; encoded by the coding sequence ATGATTACGCTCATTTTTGCCACCAATAACGACAACAAGGTACAGGAGATCCGCCAGGCACTGCCGGAAGGATTTGCTATCATCAGCCTGAAAGAAGCAGGGATCCTGAAAGATATACCGGAGCCCCACGCCACGCTGGAAGAAAATGCTACCGAAAAAGCAACAGTCATCTATCAGATGACCGGTAAAAATTGTTTCAGCGAGGACAGCGGTCTCGAAGTAGCCGCCTTAAACGGCGCCCCTGGCGTAAAAAGCGCCCGTTTTGCGGACGGAGAACCGCAATACAGCTCCAATATGGATAAACTATTGCAGCTTTTGAAAGGTAAAGAACAGCGGGACGCACGGTTTAAAACAGTTATATCATTGATTATCAATGGAAAAGAGCAGCAGTTTGAAGGTGTTTGCCCTGGCAGGATCACAGAAGCGCCATCAGGGACCAACGGGTTTGGCTATGATCCGGTGTTCATACCGGATGGAAGCAATAAGACCTTCGGACAAATGTCGTTAGAAGAAAAACAGGAATTTAGTCACCGGAAGAAGGCAGTTAAAAAACTGGTGGTATATTTGACGAGGTTTGCAGACAGTGAACATGTTTAA
- a CDS encoding alkaline phosphatase family protein: MSQLRYGLFLVAFVAATSLNAQDTSQYIIPGRVNTIEQQQKPYVVLISIDGFRYDLADKHNAVFLKKMRDAGVAAASMKPCFPSLTFPNHYSIITGLYPSHHGLVDNSFYDARKNAYYKVGDKRAVEDSSWYGGEPLWVLAEKQKMITASFYWVGSESHINGMPPTYYYKYNEAISIDRRVEILKEWLQQPAETRPHLITFYFPQVDHQEHMHGVDAKETEEAVHLVDDAIRKMYEACRSTGLPVNFVVVSDHGFANLDTAKIVPVALITGLIDTSKFLMAGGGTMIHLYAKNKADIKPAYKRLREQTDFQAWLTTKTPKSWKYRKKNDRYHRIGDILLTCSPPRYFYFGGRKSLGAHGFDNRLPEMQATFYAWGPAFKEHYKIRSFNNIDVYPLLAQLLGLKADQPVDGNAKKLGKILK, from the coding sequence ATGAGTCAATTGAGATATGGTCTGTTTCTGGTAGCCTTTGTTGCTGCAACCTCTTTAAATGCACAGGATACCTCACAGTATATTATTCCCGGAAGGGTCAATACTATTGAGCAGCAGCAAAAACCTTATGTGGTCCTTATTTCTATTGACGGGTTCCGGTACGATCTGGCAGATAAACACAATGCCGTTTTCTTAAAAAAAATGCGGGATGCAGGTGTTGCCGCAGCTTCCATGAAGCCCTGTTTCCCGTCGCTGACCTTTCCCAATCATTATTCCATCATCACCGGCTTGTATCCGTCGCATCATGGCCTGGTCGATAACTCATTCTATGATGCCCGAAAAAATGCCTACTATAAGGTAGGTGATAAAAGAGCCGTAGAGGACTCATCCTGGTATGGCGGTGAGCCGCTTTGGGTACTGGCAGAAAAGCAAAAAATGATCACTGCCAGCTTTTACTGGGTAGGTTCGGAAAGCCACATCAATGGTATGCCACCCACTTATTATTATAAATACAATGAAGCTATTTCCATAGACCGGCGTGTTGAAATTTTAAAAGAATGGTTGCAGCAACCTGCAGAAACCAGGCCACACTTGATTACTTTTTATTTTCCACAGGTAGATCATCAGGAGCATATGCATGGGGTGGATGCAAAGGAAACAGAGGAGGCGGTGCACCTGGTAGATGATGCTATTCGTAAAATGTATGAAGCCTGCCGTTCAACCGGTCTGCCGGTTAATTTTGTAGTGGTATCGGATCATGGCTTTGCCAACCTGGATACTGCTAAAATAGTTCCGGTTGCCCTAATTACCGGTTTGATAGATACCAGTAAATTTCTCATGGCCGGAGGTGGCACCATGATCCATTTATATGCAAAAAATAAAGCAGACATCAAACCCGCCTATAAACGCTTACGCGAACAAACGGATTTTCAGGCATGGCTTACTACAAAAACGCCAAAAAGCTGGAAATACCGGAAAAAGAACGACCGGTATCATCGCATAGGCGACATCCTGCTTACCTGTTCGCCTCCCCGCTATTTTTATTTCGGCGGCAGAAAATCTTTGGGAGCACATGGCTTTGACAACCGGTTACCGGAAATGCAGGCTACTTTTTATGCATGGGGCCCGGCTTTTAAAGAACATTATAAGATCAGGTCCTTTAATAATATTGATGTGTATCCCCTGTTGGCGCAACTGCTGGGCCTGAAGGCTGACCAGCCGGTTGATGGCAATGCAAAAAAGCTTGGAAAAATACTAAAATAA
- a CDS encoding branched-chain amino acid aminotransferase encodes MVEAMSIPVTKTGKSKLDKVDFNHLGFGKYFSDHMLEADYVDGKWTNVNIRPYEALGFLPALSVLHYSQTIFEGQKAHKDEQGNIHIFRPHENWKRMNRSAERLAMPQIPEEIFIDGMKQLIELDKDFIPSGYDESLYIRPFLFATEETLGVKESSSYKFLIITGPAGSYFSAPARIYVEEKYTRAAPGGTGFAKTGGNYAASLLSSAEAKKQGYDQVLWMDALEHKYVQEVGAMNIMFIIGDTVVTPDLTDGTILSGITRLSLLERFRDQGFKVEERKVSIDELMDAYKAGALKEVFGCGTAATISHVKELKYKDFVMEFDVDSMTISAEMKKYLLDYKENKHGDPYGWLEKV; translated from the coding sequence ATGGTGGAAGCAATGAGTATACCGGTTACGAAAACCGGTAAAAGTAAGCTGGACAAGGTGGATTTCAATCACCTGGGTTTTGGTAAGTATTTTTCTGATCACATGCTGGAGGCAGATTATGTTGACGGAAAATGGACAAATGTGAATATCCGTCCTTATGAGGCGCTCGGCTTTCTACCTGCACTTTCCGTACTGCATTATTCCCAGACTATTTTTGAGGGACAGAAGGCGCATAAAGATGAACAAGGGAATATTCATATTTTCCGGCCGCATGAAAACTGGAAACGGATGAACCGTTCAGCTGAACGCCTGGCCATGCCGCAGATCCCTGAGGAGATTTTTATTGATGGGATGAAGCAACTGATCGAGCTGGATAAGGATTTCATTCCTTCCGGATACGACGAGTCCCTTTACATCCGCCCGTTTCTTTTTGCAACCGAAGAAACCCTGGGGGTAAAAGAATCCTCTTCTTATAAATTTCTGATCATTACAGGCCCCGCGGGATCTTACTTTTCCGCGCCTGCACGTATCTATGTAGAAGAAAAATACACCCGTGCAGCTCCCGGCGGAACCGGTTTTGCAAAAACAGGCGGCAATTACGCAGCCTCCTTATTATCTTCCGCAGAAGCAAAAAAACAGGGGTATGACCAGGTGTTGTGGATGGATGCGCTGGAGCACAAATATGTACAGGAGGTGGGAGCCATGAACATCATGTTCATCATAGGGGATACAGTGGTAACACCGGACCTCACGGACGGCACCATTTTAAGTGGTATTACCCGTTTAAGCCTGCTTGAACGGTTCCGTGATCAGGGTTTCAAGGTAGAAGAACGCAAAGTATCTATTGATGAACTGATGGATGCTTATAAAGCCGGTGCCCTGAAAGAGGTATTCGGATGCGGAACAGCAGCTACCATTTCCCATGTAAAAGAGCTGAAGTACAAGGATTTTGTAATGGAATTTGACGTGGACAGCATGACCATTTCAGCAGAAATGAAAAAATACCTGCTGGATTACAAGGAGAATAAACACGGTGATCCTTACGGATGGCTGGAAAAAGTATAG
- the pyrR gene encoding bifunctional pyr operon transcriptional regulator/uracil phosphoribosyltransferase PyrR — protein sequence MKSILTEQQIAITIKRLACQIVEDHDDFSKIAIIGLQPRGIYLSDRIYAAIQQQSKKQQIDYGRLDITFYRDDVRNELHAANKTDIPFSIEGKDVILIDDVLYTGRTTRAAFDALLDYGRPKKVALCVLIDRRFSREFPIQADYVGKYIDSFDTQKVLVRWKENSERDQVTITEG from the coding sequence TTGAAATCAATTCTTACAGAGCAGCAGATCGCCATTACCATTAAAAGACTGGCTTGCCAGATAGTAGAGGATCATGATGATTTTTCAAAGATCGCGATCATTGGCCTGCAACCAAGAGGAATCTATTTATCGGATCGCATTTATGCAGCTATTCAGCAGCAATCCAAAAAACAGCAGATTGATTATGGACGGCTGGATATAACTTTTTACCGGGATGATGTAAGGAATGAGCTGCATGCAGCCAATAAAACAGATATTCCTTTCTCCATTGAAGGTAAAGATGTGATCCTGATTGACGATGTATTGTATACAGGGCGCACTACCCGGGCGGCTTTTGATGCTTTGCTGGATTATGGCCGCCCCAAAAAAGTAGCGCTTTGTGTACTGATCGACCGCAGGTTCAGCAGGGAATTTCCGATCCAGGCGGATTATGTGGGTAAATACATTGATTCCTTCGACACGCAGAAGGTATTGGTACGCTGGAAAGAGAATAGCGAGAGAGACCAGGTAACCATAACAGAAGGATAA
- a CDS encoding DNA topoisomerase IV subunit B, with the protein MAKEVVAPKKGAEYNEDSIKSLDWKEHIRLRPGMYIGKLGDGNSPDDGIYVLVKEVMDNCIDEYMMGYGKTIELSIKDNTVTVRDYGRGIPLGKVVDVVSKINTGAKYDSRAFQKSVGLNGVGTKAVNALSNYFKVVSVRDGREKQAEFERGVLKNESKEIKTAADNGTLVTFVPDNTIFKNFKFYPEFLENLIWNYCFLNAGLRIIFNGKTYISRNGLLDLLQRKTNEDEIRYPIIHLKGEDIEVAITHGNDYGEELYSFVNGQHTTQGGTHQQAFREAYVKTIRDFYKKDYDAADIRGAIVAAISVRVVEPVFESQTKTKLGSQNVDINGPSMKQFVGDFLSKALDDFLHKNPATSEALKKRIEQSERERKDLAGIKKLANERAKKANLHNRKLRDCRIHLNEEPPAKGREEFIAKQSETTIFITEGDSASGSITKARNVETQAVFSLRGKPLNSFGLTKKVVYENEEFNLLQHALNIEEGLEGLRFNNIVIATDADVDGMHIRLLIMTFFLQFFPELVKQEKVYVLETPLFRVRDKKETIYCYNEAEKIAAIKKLSGKPEVTRFKGLGEISPDEFSQFISGDMRKQLMRLEQGDHIQQLLEYYMGKNTMDRQEFIIDNLVVEIDQAEETVST; encoded by the coding sequence ATGGCAAAAGAAGTAGTAGCACCAAAGAAAGGAGCTGAATATAATGAAGACAGTATTAAAAGTCTGGACTGGAAGGAGCACATCCGGCTTCGTCCGGGTATGTATATCGGAAAATTAGGAGACGGCAACAGCCCGGATGATGGTATTTATGTGCTGGTAAAAGAGGTAATGGACAACTGTATTGATGAGTACATGATGGGCTATGGAAAAACCATAGAGCTCAGCATTAAAGATAATACAGTTACGGTACGGGATTATGGCCGCGGTATCCCTTTGGGCAAAGTAGTGGATGTGGTAAGCAAGATCAATACAGGTGCCAAATATGACAGCCGGGCCTTTCAGAAATCCGTTGGTCTGAACGGGGTAGGTACCAAAGCGGTAAACGCATTGAGCAATTATTTCAAAGTGGTATCTGTGCGTGACGGCAGGGAAAAGCAGGCAGAGTTTGAAAGAGGAGTCCTGAAAAATGAGAGCAAAGAAATAAAAACAGCCGCCGATAATGGCACCCTGGTAACCTTTGTGCCGGATAATACTATTTTTAAGAACTTTAAATTCTACCCGGAATTTCTGGAAAACCTGATCTGGAACTATTGTTTCCTGAATGCAGGGCTCAGGATCATTTTCAATGGGAAAACCTATATCAGCCGCAATGGTTTGCTGGACCTGTTGCAACGCAAGACCAATGAGGATGAGATCCGGTATCCGATCATTCACCTGAAGGGAGAAGACATAGAAGTAGCAATTACTCATGGCAATGATTACGGAGAAGAACTGTACAGTTTTGTAAACGGTCAGCATACCACACAGGGAGGTACACACCAGCAGGCATTCCGGGAGGCGTATGTAAAAACCATCCGCGATTTTTATAAAAAAGATTATGATGCGGCGGATATCCGGGGCGCAATTGTGGCCGCCATTTCCGTGCGTGTTGTAGAACCGGTGTTTGAAAGCCAGACAAAAACAAAGCTGGGCTCTCAGAATGTGGATATAAACGGCCCCAGCATGAAACAGTTTGTGGGCGATTTTCTTTCCAAGGCACTGGATGATTTTTTGCACAAAAACCCGGCTACTTCCGAAGCGTTGAAAAAACGGATTGAGCAAAGTGAAAGGGAACGGAAAGACCTGGCCGGTATTAAAAAGCTGGCAAATGAACGCGCCAAAAAAGCCAACCTGCACAACCGTAAATTAAGGGACTGCCGGATACATCTGAATGAAGAGCCACCTGCAAAAGGCCGGGAGGAATTTATTGCAAAACAGAGTGAGACAACCATTTTTATAACGGAGGGTGACAGCGCCAGTGGCTCTATTACCAAAGCAAGGAATGTTGAGACCCAGGCTGTATTTAGTTTACGGGGTAAGCCGCTGAACAGTTTCGGGCTTACCAAAAAAGTGGTGTATGAAAATGAAGAGTTTAATTTGTTGCAGCATGCATTGAACATAGAAGAGGGCCTGGAAGGGCTGCGTTTTAATAACATTGTAATCGCTACGGATGCTGATGTGGATGGTATGCACATCCGGCTGCTGATCATGACCTTCTTTTTACAGTTCTTTCCTGAGTTGGTAAAGCAGGAAAAGGTATATGTGCTGGAAACCCCGCTGTTCCGGGTACGGGATAAGAAAGAGACCATTTATTGTTACAATGAGGCCGAGAAAATAGCAGCAATAAAAAAATTATCCGGCAAACCGGAAGTAACGCGGTTTAAAGGACTGGGGGAGATCAGCCCCGATGAATTTTCACAATTCATATCCGGCGATATGCGCAAACAGCTCATGCGCCTGGAGCAGGGCGATCATATCCAGCAATTGCTGGAATATTATATGGGTAAAAATACGATGGACCGCCAGGAGTTTATTATCGACAACCTGGTAGTAGAGATCGATCAGGCAGAAGAAACTGTCAGTACTTAA